One window of the Bradyrhizobium sp. NP1 genome contains the following:
- a CDS encoding SDR family oxidoreductase: MADRIRLDGRVAVVTGAAGVIGTATLQLLAERGARIVAVDRREGDLKAAIRDLPASAQALALAADVTDEDEVAGNVRATVEKFGSIDVFYNNAGIEGEIRSITDYPLETFRKVIDVNVVGVFLGLKHVLPVMLKQNRGSIINTASIAGLVGSPQIAVYSASKHAVIGLTKSAAWECTGTGVRVNCVCPGLIDSRMLSAIIQGRSGVNAPAPNDKLVERIPARRLGRPAEVASIVAFLASDEASYVTGSAYTVDGGRTAA; the protein is encoded by the coding sequence ATGGCCGATCGCATTCGCCTGGACGGCAGGGTCGCCGTCGTGACGGGAGCCGCCGGCGTCATTGGAACCGCCACCCTGCAGCTCCTCGCTGAGCGCGGCGCGCGGATCGTCGCCGTCGACCGCCGCGAGGGCGACCTGAAAGCCGCGATCCGCGACCTGCCGGCCTCAGCGCAGGCGCTCGCGCTTGCCGCCGATGTCACTGACGAGGACGAGGTCGCAGGCAATGTCCGCGCCACAGTGGAGAAATTCGGTTCGATCGACGTCTTCTACAACAATGCCGGGATAGAAGGCGAGATCCGCTCGATCACCGACTATCCGCTCGAAACATTCCGCAAGGTGATCGACGTCAACGTGGTCGGCGTCTTCCTCGGCTTGAAGCACGTGCTGCCGGTCATGCTGAAGCAGAATCGCGGCAGCATCATCAACACCGCGTCGATCGCGGGCCTCGTCGGCTCGCCGCAGATCGCGGTCTACAGCGCGAGCAAGCATGCGGTGATCGGGCTGACCAAAAGCGCGGCATGGGAATGCACGGGTACCGGCGTGCGCGTCAACTGCGTCTGTCCCGGCCTGATCGACAGCCGCATGCTCAGCGCCATCATCCAGGGCCGCAGCGGCGTCAACGCGCCCGCGCCCAACGACAAGCTCGTCGAGCGGATTCCGGCCCGCCGCCTCGGGCGGCCTGCCGAAGTCGCATCCATCGTCGCCTTCCTCGCCTCCGACGAGGCGAGCTACGTCACCGGCTCAGCCTACACCGTCGACGGCGGCCGCACCGCCGCCTAA
- a CDS encoding alpha/beta hydrolase encodes MPVVLDADASAVYKAFQEAGRPPYETLTAPEARAYYLAARLVTNPEPPELKSVEPLSIPAAHGAIPARRYIPNKLRQTNGLAPCLVFFHGGGWVIGDLETHDVACRKLADEAEMIVIAVDYRLAPEHKFPAAVDDAITAVKWIAANASALGIDATRLVVGGDSAGGNLAAVVALAARDGDGPKLAGQVLVYPATDFSRKHPSHREPETSVLLTHTVVTWFMGHYIGNGDINDWRASPARAKTLAGLPPAYVLTAGADPLRDEGDEYAKRLKEAGVSVTWRSFPGQFHGFFTMGKLLPQANIAASEIATWLKELG; translated from the coding sequence ATGCCCGTCGTTCTCGATGCCGATGCCAGCGCCGTTTACAAGGCCTTCCAGGAAGCCGGCCGGCCGCCTTACGAGACGCTGACCGCGCCAGAAGCGCGCGCCTATTACCTCGCCGCGCGCCTCGTCACCAACCCCGAGCCGCCGGAGCTGAAATCGGTCGAGCCGCTTTCGATCCCCGCCGCGCATGGTGCGATCCCGGCGCGCCGCTATATCCCGAACAAGCTGCGCCAAACGAATGGGCTTGCGCCCTGTCTGGTATTCTTTCATGGCGGCGGCTGGGTGATCGGCGATCTCGAGACCCATGACGTGGCCTGCCGCAAGCTCGCCGATGAAGCGGAGATGATCGTCATCGCCGTCGACTACCGGCTTGCGCCCGAGCACAAATTCCCCGCCGCCGTCGACGATGCGATCACGGCGGTGAAATGGATCGCCGCCAATGCCTCCGCGCTCGGCATCGACGCGACGCGCCTTGTGGTGGGCGGCGACAGCGCCGGCGGCAACCTCGCTGCCGTGGTCGCGCTCGCCGCGCGCGACGGCGACGGCCCGAAGCTCGCGGGCCAGGTGCTGGTCTACCCAGCGACTGATTTTTCCCGAAAACATCCCTCGCACCGCGAGCCCGAGACCTCGGTGCTGCTCACTCACACCGTCGTTACCTGGTTCATGGGCCACTATATCGGCAACGGCGACATCAACGACTGGCGCGCCTCGCCGGCGCGCGCGAAGACGCTGGCCGGCCTGCCGCCGGCCTATGTGCTCACCGCCGGCGCCGATCCCCTGCGCGACGAGGGCGACGAGTACGCGAAGCGGCTGAAAGAGGCCGGCGTGAGCGTGACCTGGCGCAGCTTTCCCGGCCAGTTCCACGGCTTCTTCACCATGGGCAAGCTGCTGCCGCAGGCCAATATCGCCGCAAGCGAGATCGCGACCTGGCTAAAGGAACTTGGCTAA
- a CDS encoding SLC13 family permease, with protein sequence MLAPILIYGIPFEFVLFALTLAGIALFHHHTLPIALAGLAAVVAYKLAFTGFKFGPGVGGLAELMRHEWVTLANLFLLLMGFALLSRHFEESRIPDEMPALLPHDWKGGTLLLCIVFVLSGFLDNIAAALIGGTAARHVFRGKVHVGYLAAIVAAANAGGAGSVVGDTTTTMMWIDGVSPLTVLDAYVGAVAALLVFAIPASILQQRFSPIVGKPPSGLKIDRARVVIVAIVLLAAMSANVTANVYFPIVQDHLPVLGLAVWIALLVTAVLRRPDWSVLPESFKGTIFLLALVLAASMMPVDKLPAASASTAFGLGIVSAVFDNIPLTALALKQGGYDWGFLAYAVGFGGSMVWFGSSAGVALSNMYPEAKSVGLWLRGGWPIVIAYVVGFVAMLALVGWHPDAPH encoded by the coding sequence ATGTTGGCTCCGATCCTGATCTACGGCATACCGTTCGAGTTCGTCCTTTTCGCGCTGACGCTGGCGGGCATCGCGCTATTCCACCATCACACGCTGCCGATCGCACTCGCCGGCCTTGCGGCGGTCGTCGCCTACAAGCTCGCCTTCACCGGCTTCAAGTTCGGCCCCGGCGTCGGCGGCCTGGCGGAGCTGATGCGGCATGAATGGGTCACGCTCGCGAATCTCTTTCTGCTGCTGATGGGCTTTGCGCTGCTGTCGCGCCATTTCGAGGAGAGCCGGATTCCCGACGAAATGCCGGCGTTGCTGCCGCACGACTGGAAGGGCGGCACGCTGCTGTTGTGCATCGTGTTCGTGCTGTCGGGCTTTCTCGACAACATCGCAGCCGCCCTGATCGGCGGAACGGCGGCGCGCCACGTGTTTCGCGGCAAGGTCCATGTCGGCTATCTCGCGGCGATTGTGGCCGCGGCCAATGCCGGGGGCGCCGGCAGCGTGGTCGGCGACACCACCACCACCATGATGTGGATCGACGGGGTCAGCCCGCTCACCGTGCTCGACGCCTATGTCGGCGCGGTCGCCGCATTGCTGGTGTTTGCCATCCCTGCTTCGATCCTGCAGCAGCGTTTTTCGCCGATCGTCGGCAAGCCGCCAAGCGGGCTGAAAATCGATCGGGCGCGGGTCGTCATCGTCGCCATTGTGCTGCTCGCGGCGATGTCCGCGAACGTGACCGCCAATGTCTATTTCCCGATCGTGCAGGACCACCTCCCCGTGCTTGGGCTCGCGGTGTGGATCGCGCTGCTTGTCACGGCAGTGCTGCGGCGGCCGGACTGGTCGGTGCTGCCCGAGAGCTTCAAGGGCACCATCTTCCTGCTCGCATTGGTGCTGGCCGCCTCCATGATGCCGGTCGACAAGCTGCCGGCCGCCAGCGCCTCGACCGCGTTCGGGCTCGGCATCGTCTCCGCGGTGTTCGACAACATTCCGCTCACCGCGCTCGCGCTGAAGCAGGGCGGCTATGATTGGGGATTTCTCGCCTATGCCGTCGGATTCGGCGGCTCGATGGTCTGGTTCGGCTCTTCCGCCGGCGTTGCGCTGTCAAACATGTATCCCGAGGCGAAGTCGGTGGGACTTTGGCTCAGAGGCGGCTGGCCGATCGTCATCGCCTATGTCGTCGGCTTCGTCGCGATGCTCGCGCTGGTCGGATGGCATCCCGACGCGCCGCATTAG
- a CDS encoding MFS transporter has protein sequence MDIKPLFGLGGVLIAATMSQFNDQVTAIALTDVSGALGISHDSQTWIESLYVSAEIIGMATSPWLLTTFTLRRWTLFAVALCGASSVLIPFSPNIEAIYALRLLQGLAGGLIIPLLMATALRVLTPNIRLYGLAVYALTATFTPALASTVAAFWTDSVDWRFVFLQTIPLCSLAGVLVWYCLPQDQPRYERFRMLDWRGLLLLVIGTGALSTMLYQGDRLDWFNSRLICVLALVSGIAIPLLLVNEWFHPLPLLKLQMLGRRNFAYGALGLFTFLVIGQSASTVPLRYLQEVQGYRPLQSNLITLEIATLQLAMLPAMALLLDYKRVDSRVVSLLGLGLILASCIGSSFLTIYWNRDQFYFWQLLQAVGQPMVVMPLLMMATNTVASPAEGPFASALVNTPRALAEAASVWFLALIDRWRNALHSDRIIDEAGQDRWRVIQGNGVLPQYPPPLMPNGQPRVLNSLEAFSHAVEQQVTILSTSDTFLILGALTVFLMVVVMTLPARTIPPRILFAKH, from the coding sequence ATGGATATCAAGCCCCTCTTTGGCCTCGGCGGTGTGCTCATCGCTGCTACGATGTCCCAATTCAACGATCAAGTAACAGCTATCGCGCTCACCGACGTCAGCGGTGCGCTTGGGATCAGCCACGATTCCCAAACCTGGATCGAGAGCCTGTATGTGTCGGCAGAAATCATCGGCATGGCGACCTCGCCCTGGCTGCTGACGACTTTCACCTTGAGGCGTTGGACGCTGTTTGCAGTCGCGCTGTGCGGAGCCTCGAGCGTGCTGATCCCGTTCAGCCCGAACATCGAGGCGATCTACGCCTTGCGGCTGCTGCAGGGGCTCGCGGGCGGCCTGATCATCCCGCTGCTGATGGCGACGGCTTTGCGTGTTCTCACCCCGAACATCCGGCTTTACGGCCTCGCCGTCTACGCGTTGACTGCGACCTTCACGCCTGCGCTGGCCTCGACGGTGGCCGCGTTTTGGACGGATAGCGTGGATTGGCGTTTCGTGTTCCTGCAAACGATCCCGCTCTGCTCTCTGGCGGGCGTTCTCGTGTGGTACTGCCTGCCTCAGGATCAGCCGAGATACGAACGCTTCAGAATGCTGGACTGGCGCGGCCTGCTGCTTCTGGTGATCGGGACCGGCGCCTTGAGCACCATGCTGTATCAGGGCGACCGGCTGGACTGGTTCAACTCACGGCTGATCTGCGTCCTCGCCCTGGTGAGTGGCATCGCCATCCCGTTGCTGCTGGTCAATGAATGGTTCCACCCTTTGCCGCTTCTCAAGCTGCAGATGCTCGGCCGGCGCAACTTCGCTTACGGCGCGCTCGGCTTGTTCACCTTTCTGGTTATCGGCCAATCGGCTTCCACTGTGCCCTTGCGATATCTGCAGGAAGTGCAGGGTTACCGGCCGCTGCAATCCAACCTGATCACGCTGGAGATTGCGACGCTGCAACTCGCGATGCTGCCTGCCATGGCGCTGCTGTTGGATTACAAGCGGGTCGATTCGCGCGTCGTCAGCTTGCTGGGGCTGGGATTGATCCTGGCATCCTGCATCGGCTCGTCCTTTCTGACGATTTATTGGAACCGGGATCAATTCTATTTTTGGCAGCTGCTCCAGGCGGTCGGTCAACCGATGGTGGTCATGCCGCTGCTGATGATGGCCACCAATACCGTTGCCAGCCCGGCAGAAGGCCCTTTCGCGTCCGCGCTGGTTAACACACCGCGCGCCCTCGCCGAGGCAGCGAGCGTCTGGTTCCTGGCGTTGATCGATCGCTGGCGCAACGCGTTGCATTCCGACCGCATCATCGACGAGGCTGGCCAGGACCGCTGGCGGGTGATCCAGGGCAACGGCGTGCTGCCCCAGTATCCACCTCCGTTGATGCCAAACGGTCAGCCCCGCGTGCTGAACAGCCTGGAAGCCTTCAGCCACGCCGTCGAGCAGCAGGTAACGATCTTATCGACGAGCGACACCTTCCTCATCCTCGGAGCCCTGACCGTGTTCTTGATGGTCGTGGTGATGACCCTGCCTGCCCGCACCATCCCGCCGCGCATCCTCTTTGCAAAGCACTAG
- a CDS encoding HlyD family secretion protein: MADDVAELETRPAEPKRNEKPKPASARENDDQTQPKNENSKEREVQEADKLPRPLPRWPLALAGLVVVIFAATVLYIIFRPRPDVWTDDAYVMVHYATIAPRISGQVATVPVDDNDVVKSGQVLATLDPRDNETALASAEAAVARDRSQLEEISATVSRQPSIIKEQQAAVASARAKLTFAQDNARRYGNLAVTGAGTMQEHQQADSALQEAQASLDGAEASLDAARRQLDVLEAQRSATEAAVKADEARLEQAKLNLSYTQIRAPIDGMAGERSVQVGNYVGAGTTLMTVVPLDQAYIEANYREVDLLHVRSGQPVTIHLDAYDVDLRGKVDSVPPASGAAFAPIAPNNATGNFTKIVQRLPVKIVVTPGQPLAKLLRVGLSVETTIHTGLEDVVDEQRRSNDRVTGH, encoded by the coding sequence ATGGCCGACGACGTAGCCGAACTCGAGACGCGCCCCGCCGAGCCGAAGCGGAACGAAAAGCCGAAGCCGGCTTCAGCGCGCGAGAACGACGATCAAACCCAACCGAAGAATGAAAATTCGAAGGAACGGGAGGTGCAGGAAGCCGACAAGCTTCCCAGGCCTCTGCCGCGCTGGCCTCTCGCTCTGGCCGGACTGGTCGTCGTGATCTTTGCCGCGACGGTGCTGTACATCATTTTCCGGCCACGTCCGGACGTATGGACCGACGATGCTTATGTGATGGTTCATTACGCCACGATCGCACCGCGCATCTCCGGTCAGGTCGCCACAGTGCCGGTTGACGACAACGACGTCGTCAAATCAGGACAAGTGCTCGCGACGCTCGACCCGCGCGACAATGAAACCGCGCTCGCTTCCGCCGAGGCGGCAGTCGCGCGCGACAGATCCCAATTGGAAGAAATCTCCGCGACCGTGTCGCGCCAGCCGTCGATCATCAAAGAACAGCAAGCCGCCGTTGCATCGGCGCGCGCCAAGCTCACCTTCGCTCAGGACAATGCACGGCGCTACGGCAATCTCGCCGTGACGGGAGCCGGCACCATGCAGGAACACCAGCAGGCGGACAGCGCGCTTCAGGAGGCCCAGGCCTCGCTTGACGGCGCCGAGGCCTCGCTCGACGCGGCGCGCCGGCAATTGGACGTGCTCGAGGCCCAGCGATCTGCGACGGAAGCAGCGGTGAAGGCCGATGAGGCTCGACTTGAACAAGCCAAGCTGAACTTGTCTTATACGCAGATTCGAGCGCCGATCGACGGGATGGCAGGTGAGCGATCCGTACAGGTCGGGAACTATGTCGGCGCGGGCACGACGCTGATGACGGTTGTGCCTCTCGACCAGGCCTACATCGAAGCGAACTATCGCGAAGTGGATCTGCTGCATGTCCGCAGCGGCCAGCCGGTCACGATCCATCTGGACGCCTATGACGTCGACCTCCGGGGCAAAGTGGACAGCGTCCCTCCGGCTTCCGGCGCGGCCTTTGCGCCCATCGCGCCCAACAATGCCACCGGCAACTTCACCAAGATCGTGCAACGGCTGCCGGTCAAGATCGTGGTGACGCCCGGGCAGCCTTTGGCTAAGCTTCTGCGCGTTGGCCTGTCGGTCGAGACCACCATTCATACGGGACTGGAGGACGTCGTGGATGAGCAGCGCAGATCAAACGACCGCGTGACCGGGCATTGA
- a CDS encoding efflux transporter outer membrane subunit, with the protein MLGIGLAGCIVGPDYQRPEIAAAPARTPLETAEVPSRTVEGKIDPAWWKSFRDPELSSLVERLALQNLDLKTAAERVVQSVAQRQVAVSQGLPHVEGQSLTTYNRQSPNGPLSLLTPAPGAPLEYALFRDGLTSSWQLDLFGRVRRAVEAADANTLAAVENRHGVALAALTELAQSYVQLRGTQNRLEIAKRNLRLADENVELVNTRFGSGVATTLDLSQARAQRATIAASLPPLRIQEAELINAIGLLLGDAPRALEAELRRSRMLPRPPRRVPVGLPGTLVRRRPDVREAEARLHEATAQTGVAVASFYPDVTLNGALNAESLHLSNLFTPASAAFAVGPSISIPIFEGGRLRGVLTLRESQQREAAIFFQKTVLRAWKEVDDALTAYREAQLRRAEIARSVTENQAALQAARQRYSEGAIDFLNIIATLAQLLQSENDLADSDTQIAIDLVNLYRTLGGGWEVADVAYDKDGVLRQEIRAP; encoded by the coding sequence ATGTTGGGCATCGGTCTGGCCGGCTGCATCGTTGGGCCGGACTACCAGCGGCCGGAGATTGCTGCGGCGCCAGCGCGGACGCCGCTAGAGACCGCGGAGGTGCCCAGCCGAACCGTCGAGGGCAAGATCGATCCGGCATGGTGGAAGAGCTTCCGCGACCCCGAGCTTTCCTCGCTCGTCGAACGGCTGGCGCTGCAAAACCTTGATCTCAAGACCGCGGCGGAACGCGTGGTCCAGAGCGTGGCGCAGCGCCAAGTCGCGGTTTCACAGGGACTGCCGCACGTCGAAGGGCAGTCCTTGACGACTTATAATCGGCAGAGCCCGAACGGCCCGCTCTCTCTGCTCACGCCTGCGCCCGGCGCGCCTTTGGAATACGCCCTGTTCCGAGATGGCTTGACGTCATCATGGCAACTCGACCTGTTCGGCCGCGTTCGGCGAGCCGTGGAAGCAGCCGACGCCAACACCCTGGCGGCCGTGGAGAACCGGCACGGCGTCGCGCTCGCGGCGCTCACCGAACTGGCGCAAAGCTACGTGCAATTGCGCGGAACGCAGAACCGGCTTGAGATCGCGAAACGCAACCTCCGTCTGGCCGATGAGAACGTCGAGCTTGTGAACACGCGTTTCGGTAGCGGAGTCGCCACCACGCTCGACCTGTCGCAAGCCCGGGCTCAACGGGCCACCATCGCCGCGAGCCTGCCGCCGTTGCGGATCCAGGAGGCGGAGCTCATCAATGCCATCGGACTGCTGTTGGGCGACGCTCCCCGCGCGCTCGAGGCCGAGTTGCGCCGCTCCCGGATGCTGCCGCGCCCGCCGCGCAGGGTTCCGGTGGGCTTGCCCGGGACGCTCGTGCGCCGCCGCCCGGACGTACGCGAAGCCGAGGCGCGCCTGCATGAAGCCACGGCACAGACCGGCGTCGCGGTGGCGAGCTTCTACCCCGACGTGACATTGAACGGCGCGCTCAATGCGGAAAGCTTGCACCTGAGCAATCTGTTCACCCCGGCGTCGGCCGCATTCGCGGTGGGGCCGTCGATCTCCATTCCGATCTTCGAAGGCGGGCGGTTGCGGGGCGTCCTGACGCTCCGCGAATCGCAACAACGGGAAGCGGCCATCTTCTTTCAGAAAACGGTGTTGCGGGCCTGGAAGGAGGTCGATGATGCCCTGACGGCCTATCGCGAAGCGCAACTGCGGCGCGCCGAGATTGCCCGGTCGGTCACGGAAAATCAGGCCGCCCTGCAAGCCGCCAGGCAACGCTACTCGGAGGGCGCGATCGACTTCCTGAATATCATCGCGACACTGGCCCAGCTGCTGCAGAGTGAAAACGATCTTGCCGACAGCGATACGCAGATCGCGATTGATCTCGTCAATCTCTATCGCACCCTCGGCGGAGGATGGGAGGTCGCAGATGTCGCCTATGATAAAGACGGCGTGCTGCGACAGGAAATCAGAGCGCCATAG
- a CDS encoding GlxA family transcriptional regulator, translated as MIGILVFPDFQVLDAAGPISVFEIAGRFAGQAAPAIRVVAENAGLVRSSSGVEMLARGLRPASALTTLIVVGGEGVRTAARSATTIAFVRAAERRGVRVASVCSGAYILAEAGLLDGRRATTHWGRTRHFLSAYPKVKLEADQIFVRDGNIWTSAGITAGIDLALAMVAEDFGDEIAQKTARQLVLYHRRSGGQSQFSSLLELKTPNGRFGGLLSWAREHLDEKLSVDQLAERAGMSARHFARAFTAETGTTPSKAIERLRVEVARARVQASGEAIERVAEATGFRDPERMRRAFIRAFGQPPQALRRAARAG; from the coding sequence ATGATCGGCATCCTGGTGTTTCCCGATTTCCAGGTCCTGGACGCAGCCGGGCCGATCTCGGTGTTCGAGATCGCCGGCCGCTTCGCGGGCCAGGCCGCGCCCGCCATCCGTGTGGTGGCTGAAAATGCTGGCCTGGTGCGCAGCTCCTCGGGAGTGGAGATGCTGGCGCGGGGCCTGCGGCCGGCTTCGGCGCTGACCACGCTGATCGTGGTCGGCGGGGAGGGCGTGCGCACGGCGGCGCGCTCCGCCACCACGATCGCCTTCGTGCGCGCGGCCGAGCGGCGCGGCGTGCGCGTGGCCAGCGTCTGCTCCGGCGCCTACATTCTCGCGGAAGCCGGCCTGCTCGATGGCCGGCGCGCCACCACGCATTGGGGACGTACGCGGCATTTCCTGTCAGCCTATCCGAAGGTGAAGCTCGAAGCCGACCAGATATTCGTCCGCGACGGCAACATCTGGACCTCGGCCGGCATCACCGCCGGCATCGATCTTGCGCTTGCCATGGTGGCGGAGGATTTCGGCGACGAGATCGCGCAAAAGACCGCGCGCCAGCTCGTGCTCTATCATCGCCGCAGCGGCGGCCAGTCGCAATTCTCCTCGCTGCTGGAATTGAAGACGCCGAACGGGCGCTTCGGAGGGCTGCTGAGCTGGGCGCGCGAGCATCTCGACGAAAAGCTTTCGGTCGACCAGCTGGCCGAGCGTGCCGGCATGAGCGCGCGGCACTTCGCCCGCGCCTTCACCGCCGAGACCGGCACGACGCCGTCGAAGGCCATCGAGCGGCTGCGCGTCGAGGTGGCCCGCGCCCGCGTGCAGGCGTCCGGCGAAGCGATCGAGCGCGTGGCGGAGGCGACGGGCTTTCGCGATCCGGAGCGGATGCGGCGCGCCTTCATCCGCGCCTTCGGGCAGCCGCCGCAGGCGCTGCGCCGCGCGGCGCGGGCGGGGTGA
- a CDS encoding DJ-1/PfpI family protein — MSTPLQIGFVIFPRVTQLDLTGPVQVFSSVPGAQVHLIWKRIEPVPSDSVLTLTPTTTFAECPQLDVICVPGGLGTDDLVNDEEVLAFLRRQAARAQYVTSVCTGSLVLGAAGLLRGYRAATHWTAMDFLTAFGAIPTPTRVCIDRNRITGGGVTAGIDFALTLVSLMLDRRTAEAIQLRIEYNPAPPFTSGSPDTAPAELVAMIRERIAPAQARRAEKMQQAAARLA, encoded by the coding sequence ATGTCGACGCCGCTTCAGATCGGTTTCGTGATCTTTCCCCGCGTGACCCAGCTCGACCTCACCGGTCCGGTGCAGGTGTTCTCCAGCGTGCCGGGCGCGCAGGTGCACCTGATCTGGAAACGCATCGAGCCCGTGCCCAGCGATTCCGTGCTGACGCTGACGCCGACCACGACTTTTGCCGAGTGCCCGCAACTCGATGTGATCTGCGTGCCGGGCGGGCTCGGCACCGACGACCTGGTCAATGACGAGGAGGTGCTGGCCTTCCTGCGCCGTCAGGCGGCGCGCGCGCAATACGTCACGTCGGTCTGCACCGGCTCGCTGGTGCTCGGCGCCGCCGGGCTGCTGCGGGGCTATCGCGCCGCGACGCACTGGACCGCGATGGATTTCCTCACCGCCTTCGGCGCGATCCCGACCCCGACACGGGTCTGCATCGACCGCAACCGCATCACCGGCGGCGGCGTCACCGCCGGCATCGATTTCGCGCTGACGCTGGTGTCGCTGATGCTCGACCGCCGCACCGCCGAGGCGATCCAGCTCCGGATCGAATACAACCCGGCGCCACCCTTCACATCCGGCTCGCCCGATACCGCGCCGGCCGAGCTCGTCGCGATGATCAGGGAGCGGATCGCGCCAGCGCAGGCACGGCGCGCGGAGAAGATGCAGCAGGCCGCGGCGCGGCTGGCATAG
- a CDS encoding NADH:ubiquinone oxidoreductase subunit NDUFA12 → MKQFFLKLFTWWNSQTFGTQLWTWRFGELVGQDEQGNRYYRTRGGKIDPTLHFERRWVIYNGYAEASRIPPAWHGWIHHTVDVPPTAENYVPREWEKSHVPNMTGTPQAYRPSGSTLASGRRPKATGDYQPWTPGS, encoded by the coding sequence ATGAAACAGTTTTTCCTCAAGCTCTTCACATGGTGGAACAGCCAGACCTTCGGGACCCAATTGTGGACCTGGCGGTTCGGCGAGCTGGTCGGCCAGGACGAGCAGGGCAACCGCTACTACCGGACGCGTGGCGGCAAGATTGACCCCACGCTGCACTTCGAGCGCCGCTGGGTGATCTATAATGGCTATGCCGAGGCGAGCCGCATTCCCCCCGCGTGGCACGGGTGGATTCACCACACCGTCGACGTGCCGCCCACCGCGGAGAACTACGTGCCGCGGGAATGGGAAAAGTCCCACGTTCCCAACATGACGGGAACGCCGCAGGCCTATCGGCCCTCCGGCTCGACGCTGGCGAGCGGCCGGCGGCCGAAGGCGACCGGCGACTACCAACCCTGGACGCCGGGAAGCTGA
- a CDS encoding BA14K family protein gives MTSKTFLSTVAALALLVPVMASTASYAQADRVGGGRGAVSAGAHAGGGAGMRAGGGGGMRAGGGGGGMRVGTAPTMGGGAPAARFAAGPVDARPGGAAWSGGGRTWSGGRTAWNGGGGYRHNRGWWPGAVAAGAVAGAAIAAGDSYAYYGGPDYYDDNGGVAYYDGGYVDDGAVAVVGGGGADPAYCAQRYRSYDPASGTYLGYDGMRHPCP, from the coding sequence ATGACCAGCAAGACGTTTTTAAGTACCGTTGCCGCACTCGCGTTGCTTGTGCCCGTGATGGCATCGACCGCCAGCTATGCCCAGGCCGATCGGGTCGGCGGCGGTAGGGGCGCCGTGTCCGCAGGCGCTCACGCCGGCGGCGGTGCCGGGATGCGCGCTGGCGGTGGTGGTGGCATGCGCGCCGGCGGCGGCGGTGGTGGCATGCGCGTCGGTACTGCGCCCACGATGGGCGGCGGCGCACCGGCGGCTCGCTTCGCGGCCGGCCCGGTTGACGCACGTCCGGGCGGCGCGGCATGGAGCGGCGGTGGCCGCACCTGGAGCGGCGGACGTACCGCCTGGAACGGCGGCGGCGGCTATCGCCATAATCGCGGCTGGTGGCCTGGCGCCGTTGCGGCAGGCGCGGTCGCCGGCGCTGCGATCGCGGCGGGCGACTCCTACGCCTATTATGGCGGCCCCGACTACTACGATGACAATGGCGGCGTAGCCTATTACGACGGCGGCTATGTCGATGACGGCGCGGTCGCCGTGGTCGGCGGCGGCGGCGCTGACCCTGCCTATTGCGCGCAGCGTTATCGCTCCTACGATCCGGCCTCCGGCACCTATCTCGGCTATGACGGGATGCGGCATCCCTGCCCGTAG